From a region of the Alnus glutinosa chromosome 1, dhAlnGlut1.1, whole genome shotgun sequence genome:
- the LOC133855126 gene encoding putative pentatricopeptide repeat-containing protein At3g47840 gives MVILEQGKQLHAHVLSVELELTTMIQSALINFYSKCGSIKEASKIFDMTKNDDIVSWTTMIYGYAERGCSQEAINLFEKIPIVGLKLDSVAFIGVLTACSHVGLVDLGFHYFNLMTSMIKSMPFQQDDVVWSTLLRACRVHEDVDGGRRAAKEIHKLDPNCAGVHITLANIYASKGRCREAANVRKMMKSKGVIKEPGWSWMEVNDQVSAFFAGDRSHLQGEDIFCMLDLLASRTEIAIKEVSSLSNYVEG, from the exons ATGGTAATTCTTGAGCAAGGGAAGCAACTGCATGCTCATGTCTTGTCCGTTGAGTTAGAGCTTACAACTATGATACAAAGTgctttaattaatttctattctAAATGTGGGAGTATAAAAGAAGCTTCAAAAATCtttgatatgacaaaaaatgACGATATTGTGTCATGGACTACCATGATTTATGGTTATGCTGAACGTGGGTGCAGCCAAGAAGCCATTAATTTGTTTGAGAAGATTCCCATAGTAGGTTTAAAACTAGACTCTGTGGCCTTCATAGGTGTTCTTACTGCTTGCAGCCATGTTGGACTTGTTGATCTTGGCTTCCACTACTTCAATTTGATGA CAAGCATGATCAAAAGCATGCCATTTCAACAGGATGATGTTGTTTGGTCTACTCTACTTAGAGCATGTAGGGTACATGAAGATGTTGACGGCGGAAGACGTGCTGCAAAGGAGATTCATAAATTAGATCCAAATTGTGCAGGGGTTCATATTACTCTAGCTAACATTTATGCCTCCAAAGGGAGATGTAGGGAAGCAGCAAATGTAAGGAAGATGATGAAATCGAAAGGGGTGATTAAGGAGCCAGGATGGTCTTGGATGGAGGTCAATGATCAGGTTTCTGCATTTTTTGCTGGGGATCGATCTCATCTACAAGGTGAAGATATATTTTGCATGTTGGACTTACTAGCTTCAAGGACAGAAATTGCAATTAAGGAAGTGAGTTCTCTTTCAAATTATGTGGAAGGTTAG